GACCATCATCATGAGCACGGCGACGATCATCACCACCACCACGACCATGACCAAAAAGGTGGCAGGGACAACAATCTGCGCTCGGTCTATGTTCATGTCATTGCCGACGCGATGACCTCGGTTCTCGCCATCGTCGCCCTGCTGCTCGGCAGCCGTTTCGGCTGGACCTTCCTCGATCCGGTCATGGGTATCGTCGGCGGTCTGGTCATCCTGCAATGGGCATGGAGCCTGCTGCGCGCTTCCGGCGCCGTTCTCCTCGATTTCATTCCGCAAGGTGAGGATCTGCCTGAGGAGATCCGCGAAGCGATCGAGACGGAGGAGGATCGCATCACCGATCTGCATGTGTGGCAGGTCGGCCCCGGGCATCATGCGGCGATCGTCGCGGTCGCAACGCCCGTCTCGCGCGATCCGTCTTTTTACAAGGCACGGCTTGCCGAGATCCACGAACTCTCGCACGTGACGGTCGAAGTTACCGTCGACAAGGCGGCATAGAATCCGTTAGCAATCGGTCAGGTCAGAGGCTTGCCATATTCCTCGCATAGCCCAAGACCTGCCGATTCCGCTGGAGGCCTCTCACATGCCAACATTGCTCACGCGCCGCCGCCTCATGGCTGGCTCGGTGCTGCTTATTCCCGCCCTGACCCTCGGCCCCGGTAGGCTTTTCGCGGAGGATAGCGGCGCATCGCCGCCTCCTCCGGCAACGGACAATTCGACAACGCCCGACGCCGGCGGCCAGCGCCCGCAAGGCGACGGCGGAGCGCAGGACAATTCGCAACTGTCCGACGATGTCGACAAGCAACTTGCCGATTTGGAAAAGAGGACCGGCGGTCGTCTCGGCGTTTCGGTGCTCGACACCGAAACCAATATTTCGCTCGGCCATCGCGAGGAGGAGCATTTTCCCCTGTGCAGCACCTATAAGGCGCTTGCCGTCGGCTTTGTGCTGGCGCGCGTCGATCAGGGCACGGAAAAGCTCGACCGGCGCGTCAGCTACGGCAAGGACAAGGTTGTCACCTATTCGCCCGAAACTGAAAAGCATGCCGATGGCGATGGCATGACCATTGCCGAGCTCTGCGCAGCGGCGATCACGCTGAGCGACAACACGGCCGGCAATCTTCTGCTCGAAAGTTTCGGCGGACCTGCCGCGTTGACCTCGTGGCTGCGCACCACAGGCGACACCGAAACCCGCCTCGACCGCAACGAGCCGGATGTCAATCAGGCCGTCAAGGACGACCCGCGCGATACGACGACGCCGGATGCGATGCTGGATTCGATCGGCCTTCTGACACTCGGCAATACGCTGTCGGAAACATCGAGGGATCAGCTGGTCAACTGGCTGGTCGCCAATACCACAGGCGACAACCGTCTGCGGGCAGGCCTGCCGAAGGAGTGGAAGGTCGGCGATAAGACCGGCACGGGCAATAACGGCTCCTATGCGGATATCGCTGTTATCTGGCCGCCGGACCGCGGTGCGATCCTGGTCACGACATTTGTTGCCGAGGCGACCGCATCTGCAAAGGATGTTGAGGCAGTGTTTGCCGAGATCAGCAAGATCGTGGTCGATATGGTAGGGCAATAGCGAGATATCGATAATAAAAACAAGACGATACGGGTGCGATGTGAATCAGCTCCGTATCGTCTTCAAGTGGTTTGGCAATTGACTCAGACGAGCGTCAGTGCGGAAGCAGCGCTGTCCGTTTCCTCATCGCCGTCACTATCGGCATTGCCGGTGCCGAGCTTCTGTTTGATCTCATCGGCAATCTGGTCGTTGATCGCCTTCTGTTGGTCGGCCGGCAAGGACTTGAAAGAATCTTCCGTCAAACCATGCGCTTCCAGATATTGTGCGCGGATCTTTTGGGCCGGCGTCATATTTGCCCATTTGGCAAACTCGTCGAGAATGTCCTGATCGGACTGTCCGCTTGACGATGCCGAGCTGCTGGAAGCACTTGCGCCAGACTGGTCGTCAGCGGAGCCTGATGTCGAAGACGAGGAATCACCGAACTGGCTGAGCCAGAGGCCCGACGAAATGGAGGAAGGGACGCCGCTGGAGGAAATGGAAGGCCCCTGCGCATCGTCCTGGTCGCCGCCACCGTCGCCCGGCAGCGAAAAGGGCGCGCTGTCGTCGCTGTCGCCGCTCTGCTGGCTGCGGATCGGCGCACTGAAATAGTTTTGGGTGCTGCTGTGCACTTTCATCATCATGTCTCCCAACAGGTTGCTGGGACGATGACTCTGCAAGCCTGTCTGGGGCTTGTGCGCTCAAGCTTCCTCAGGTGCCGCAAAAGGTCTGAAGCACCCGTTCTGTCGGCAATGGTGGTTCCGCATAGGGCGCAAAGCCTGGCTGATCCTCGTATGGGGTCGCGAGCACCTTCACCAATGCTTCGAATAGCGAAAAGTCGCCGTCCTCCACGGCAGCCTCGATGGCCTGCTCGATCCGGTGATTGCGGGGAATGAAGGCGGGATTGACCTTGCGCATCGCCGCCGCCCGCGCTGCCGGCGTCTGCGGATCGCGAGCTAGCCGCTCGCGCCAGCGTTCGAGCCAAGGTGTCGTTGACTGCGGATCGCTGAAGGTCGCGGCAAAATCGCCGACGTCCTCATCCTCGGCGAGGGCGGCCAGCCGGCGGAAGGTGAGGGTGAAATCCGTGCCCTGCTGCTGCATCGTCGCCAGCAGCGACTGTACCAGTTCGAGATCGCCGTCTTCCTCGCTCGCAAGCCCGATCTTGGCACGCATGCCGGCAAGCCAATAGCCCTGGAAATGCTCGCCATAGGCTTTGATGACTGTGTTCGCCAGTTCGATCGCCGTATCGACGGAGGGGTCGATCAGCGGGATCAGCGTCTCGCCGAGGCGCGCGAGATTCCATTGGCCGATCGCCGGCTGGTTGGCATAGGCATAGCGGCCATTGCGGTCGATGGACGAGAACACGGTCGCCGGATCATAGGCATCCATGAAGGCGCAGGGACCGAAATCGATCGTCTCGCCCGATACGGTCATATTGTCGGTGTTCATCACGCCGTGAATGAAGCCGACATGCAGCCAGCGCGCGATCAATGAAGCTTGCCGGTCGGCCACGGCTTCGAGCAGGGCGAGATAAGGGTTCTTCCGGTCTCGGATCTCGGGATAGTGCCGAGCAATGACGTAATCCGCGAGGGTTCGTACGCTCTTCGTATCGCCCCGCGCCGCAAAGAACTGGAAGGTGCCGACGCGGATATGACTTGCCGCTACCCGAGTAAACACTGCACCCGGCAGCACTTTCTCGCGATAGACAGGCTCTCCGGTGATCACGGCAGCAAGCGCCCGCGTCGTCGGAATGCCAAGCGCGTGCATCGCCTCGCTGACGATATATTCGCGCAGCACCGGGCCGAGTGCGGCGCGCCCGTCGCCGCGGCGGGAAAACGGCGTAGGCCCCGACCCCTTGAGTTGGATGTCCCGGCGCCTGCCATTCCGATCCTTCACCTCGCCGAGGAGGATCGCGCGTCCGTCGCCAAGCTGTGGCACGAAATTGCCGAATTGGTGGCCGGCATAGGCCATGGCGATGGGCTGCGATCCCAGTAGCAGTTCGTTTCCGGAAAAGATCGCCGCAGCATTCCGTTTCAGCGTTTCCACATCCAGCCCGAGTTCTCGTGCCAGTATCTCGTTGAACTTGACCAGCTGTGGCGCGGCAACCGGGGTCGGCGCCTGATCCGCGAAAAACTGCGGCGGCAGGCGCGCGTAGCTGTTGTCGAAGGCGACCGTCGGCGCCCGAAGGGCGGTATCATCGTTAAGAGGAGAGCTCATGTTACTAAGGTAGGGCCGACGGAGAGGCGGCGCAAGGCGCTTGCTCTAGGTAGGAAATCATCCTACTTTATCCTACCGGATATGAGGAATTTGCGATGAACGAGAAACTGAGCATTTCGCTCCCCAGTGAAATGGTGGCGGCGATCAAGGCACGCGTCGATGCGGGCAGCTATGCCTCCACGAGCGAGGTGTTACGGGCGGCAGTCCGGGTCTGGCTGCGGGAAGAAGAGGAATATCAGCAGCGGATCGCAGCGATCAGACAAAAGGTTGCCGCATCCTTGGATGACCCTCGGCCAAATTTGAGCGGACACGACGTAAAACAGCGCCTTGATGCTTTTTTTGACAAGCGTCGATAGACCATGGAGCGATATGCGGTCGAGTACCGCCCGGAGGCCATGGAAAATCTGCTTGAAATCGCAGCTAACGTGCTCGAGCTAAGTCAGAATATCAGAACAACGGAGGGGTATATTGGCCGTATTTACGCGCGTTGTGAAAAGATCGGCAATGCACCGTTCGGAGGCGTCGCTCGAGACGACCTAGGTCCAGGCATTCGTATGGCGGTCTTCGAAAAGAGTATCGTCATCCTTTACGTCATTGTCGAAAATACGGTCTGGATCACCAACATCTTCTTCGGAAGCAGAGACTACGCGACGCTTGTGACGCGTCCCTAGTCGTTTTCCAGCTCCCGCGCCATCTCCGCAAGCTTGCGCACCGTATTGAGATTTCTGGACGTGCCCACCTTCAAGGCCGGCAGCTTCAGCTTCGAGCGGCCCGAGCCATCGGGATAATGCACGTAGATTTCGCGGCCGGCGATATGCACTTGCTCGCCGCCAGGTGCGACGAGCTTGTCCAGTGCATCCTTCGGTGCATTCTCCTGCAGGAAGGTCACCAGCAGGTAGTTCGGCTTGGCGTGCGGAAAGGGCGAATGTTCCGCTGCCCGTTCCAGAGCCTCGCGGCTACGCAGGATCACGCCCGGAGACTTGCCCATCTTTGTTGCCAGCGCCTTTTCAAGTTGAGCCAGCACCGTTGCCTCATCCGCTTCGGCACGGAAGACCACATTGCCGCTTTGGATGTAAGTGCGCACATCCTGGAAGCCGATCTCTTCGCACAGTGCCTTGAGATCGGCCATGGACAGTAGGCCAGTGCCGCCGACATTGACGGCACGCAGCAGGGCGATGAAGACGGTCATGGCTTCTCCCGCGGTTCGGCTTACATCTTCTCGGCGACTTTGACGGCGAAGGCGTATTCGAACGCGACTTCCTCCAGGCGCTGGAAGCGGCCGGAAGCGCCGCCATGGCCCGCATCCATGTTGGTCTTCAGCAGGATGGGCGCGTCGCTCGTCGTCTTGTCGCGCAGCTTGGCGACCCACTTGGCCGGCTCCCAATAGGTGACGCGCGGGTCGGTAAGGCCGCCGAGTGCGAGGATCGGCGGGTAGGGCTTCTCGCCGACATTGTCATAGGGGCTGTAGGCGGCGATCTGCTCGTACTCTTCCTTGCTCTCGATCGGATTGCCCCATTCCGGCCATTCCGGCGGCGTTAGCGGCAAAGTGTCGTCGAGCATGGTGTTGAGCACGTCGACGAAGGGCACGGCGGCGATGATGCCGGCGAATTTCTCCGGCGCCATGTTGGCGACGGCCCCCATCAGCATGCCGCCAGCCGATCCGCCTTCGGCGATGATCTTCGCGTAAGAGGTGAACTTCTGCTGATTCAAATAGTCGGCTGCGGCGATGAAGTCCTTGAACGTATTGGTCTTCTTTTCCATCTTGCCGTCTTCGTACCAGGCAAAGCCCTTATCCTTGCCGCCGCGGATATGGGCGATGGCATAGACGAAGCCGCGATCAGCGAGCGACAGGCAATTGGTGTTGAAACCGGCGGGGATGGTAACGCCATAGGCGCCATAGCCATAGAGCAGGCAGGGGGCGGAGCCGTCGAGAGGCGTGTCTTTGCGATAGAGCAGCGTCACCGGCACGGTCTCGCCATCCCACGCGGGTGCGAAGACGCGGCGCGTCACATAGTCTTCCGGATTGTGGCCGGAGGGCACTTCCTGCGTCTTCAGCAGCGTGCGCTCGCGCGTCACCATATTGTAATCGTAGAGCTGGCTCGGCGTCGTCATCGAGGAATAGGAGAAGCGGATGACATCCGTATCGTATTCCGCCGCACCCTGCAGGCCGAGTGCATAGGCTTCCTCTTCGAAGGCGATCGCGTGTTCTTCGCCAGTGCGGCGGTCGCGGATGACGATGCGCGGCAGGCCGTCCTTGCGCTCCAGCCAGAGGAGATGGCGAGCATAGGCGAGATGGCTGAGGATCAGCGTGCCCGGCTTATGGGGCACGACCTCACGCCAGTTTTCCTTGCCTGGGTTCTCCGCCGGCGCTTCCATGATCTTGAAATCCTTGGCGTCGCCATCATTGGTGAGAATGTAGAAGACGTCGCCGCCCTCGCTGATCTCATATTCGATCTCGGTTTCGCGCTCGGCCACGATTTTAGGCTCGGCGGTGAGATCCGAGGTCGGGATGATGCGGTATTCGCTGGTCTCGTGATCGTGGATGTCGATGAAGATGTAATCGTCGAGCAGCGAGCCGCCGACACCCATGAAGAAGCCCGGGTCCTCCTCCTCATAGACGAGCCGGTCGTCGGACTGCGGCGTGCCGATGATGTGATGAAAGATCTTGGAAGGGCGATGGTTCTCGTCCTGCAGCGTATAGAAGAAGCTCTTGCCGTCGGGTGCCCAGACGGCGTCGCCCCCGGTGTTCTCGATCACGTCGGCAAGATCCTCGCCGGTTTCGAAATTGCGGATCTTCAGCGTGAAGTATTCCGAACCCTTGTCGTCATAGCCCCAGATGCCATGGCTGTGATCGGAGGAATGATCGAGGCCGGAAAGACGGAAATAGGATTTTCCTTCATTCTCCTTGTCGCCATTCAGCAGCAGCTTGCGTTCGCCACCGTTGCGCGGTTCGCGGAAGAAGTGGGGCTGTTCGCCGCCGGTGATGAAGAGCGTGCCGTAAGCGTAGGGCCCATCCTTCATCGGTATAGAGCTGTCGTCTTCCTTGATACGGCCCTTCATCTCGCTGAAGAGGACCTTCTGCAGCTCCTTCGTGTCCGCCATAGCCGCGTTCATGTAGGTGTTCTCGGCTTCCAGATGCGACCGGATTTCCGGGGCCAGGATCGACGGGTCCTTGAACATGGCCTGCCAGTTGTCGGCCCGCAGCCACGCATAATCGTCGGTGCGGGTAATACCGTGACGTGTATCCGTAAACGGTTTTTTCGGGCCGGCGGGCGGGGTGGGGAGATTCTTGAAAACTGACACGAGGTGCGCTTTCTCTGGAGTGAAAGTCGGATGTGAAGTGAAGAGAGAAATAGAGGGCAGCGAGGTGAGGTTCAAGCGGCAAGTCTGTCCCTCAAGCTTCATGCAAGCAGTCGATACTAGTCTCGCTCGAAGTGGCGGCTTGCGGGAGGTCTCATCGCGGCGCTGCCTTGATGAGACCACATTCTTTATCGAAGTCGGCATACAGTGCGTCGACATGAAAGCGGTCAAAGCCTTCTCTGATGGAGCCGACGCACTCAAATCCAAAACAATGCAAGGGACCGGTCTTTATGCTGAAACTCTTCGCCATCCTTATTCCATTGGTTAGCGTCGCCACTTCCGCTTTTGCCGTCGATGCGGCTATCAAGAAGCAGTTGGAAAAGCTCGATCCGTCGGAGCGAATGGAGCAGGCGTGCGATGCAGAGGCCATGAAGCGGATCGGTACGGACAAGACGGGTTTCAAACCGGATAAGGTGATCGCCTATACATTCGGCGATCCGGATATGAAGCCGGATGCCATGAATGCGCCCGGCGCCGTCTTTCGTAGCAAGGGTGACTGGTATCACCTTTCCTATAGTTGTGTGACCGGACCGCAGCACATCCATGTCCGCGATCTGAGCTATCAGATCGGTGACAAGGTGCCGCGCGACGCCTGGCAGGAGCATTATCTCTACGATTGAGCGCGTGGATGAAGCATCAAGGCCGCCTCGGACATCACGTCACGGCGGCCACGCTCCATCCTGAGGTAGTTTCCAATCTCATCGCCGTCTCAGCGATTCCACACGCGTCAGCTCCGACAGGATGTGGTCCTGTACATCGGGCGGCTGCCGGCACACGGCATCCGTCAGGTCACGCAGCGTCGCTCTGAGGCTGTGAAGCTGATCCACCAGATCCATAACGACATCGACGCCGGGTTCATTGACGCCCATCGACTTGCTGAGGTCGAGAATAAGCTGGCCGCGCGCGATATCGGCATCGTGAAAGTTCCGCCCCTGATCGGTGACTTCGGGCACGACCCAGCCTTGGGATATCCAGACTTCCAGCACCGTGGTTTCGATCCGGAGGTGAAGTCGAAACTCGTTCTCGTTCATCGCTTATCCTCCCATGGTCTTTCTGGGATCTTGCGCCTTGCCTGCCTCCCATTCGGAAACGAAGCGCGTCAGCTCGGGATCCGGCGCATCTGGGAGGACGATCTTCAGCGAGACATAGGCATCGCCATTGTCCTTGCCGCGCACGGGTGCGCCCTTGCCCTTCAAGCGTAACACCTTGCCGGTATTGGAGTTCGGCGGCAGCGTCACGGTGACAGCTCCTGACGGCGTCGGGACGCGAATCTTGCCGCCGAGCACAGCTTCGGCCAGCGAGATCGGCACTTCCAATCGGATATCGTCGCCATCCCGCGTGTAGAAGCGGTGCGGCCGAACATGCACGGCGATCAGCGCGTCCCCGGGTTTCCCGCCGTTGAAGCCGGGATCGCCCTTGCCCTTCAGGCGCAGCGTCTGACCATCGCGTGTCCCTGGTGGAATTTGGACGTCGAGAGCGGGCCCCTCGGGCAGGCTGATCTGCTTCTTCACGCCATTGATGGCGTCCAGAAAGTCGACCTCCATCGTATAGTGACGGTCTTGACCCTGCATTTGCGATTGGCCTCGGCTGCGCCGCGAGAAGAAGCTGGAAAATATATCGTCGGCATCGCCGAAATCGGCAAAGCCGCCCGCATTCTGATAGCGGCCGCGCTGGCCTTCCTGCGCTGCATAATCGCGATAGTAGTTGCGCGGCGCCTGCTCGGCACCGCTGCTGTCGATCTCGCCACGGTCGAACCGGCCGCGTTTCTCCTCATCGCCGAGAATGCCATAGGCGGCCGAGACTTCTTTGAATTTGTCCTCGGCCTGCTTGTCGCCGGGGTTGAGATCTGGGTGCAGCTTCTTGGCAAGCTTGCGATAGGCGCTTTGAATGTCCTTTTGCGGGGCGTCCCGCTTTACGCCCAAAATTTCATAGGGATCGCGACTCATACATGTCTCTCTTCGGGAGCACGGAAAGATACGCAGATAGTGCTAGGGTATGCTCATATCAATCGTATCATAGACGCGGTCAGGTTGAAGCCCGGACTTGGCGGCTTTCATGTCCGTCGCCAATGTGATGTGAAATGGGCGCTGCCGCCGCCGCTTTGCCATATTTCCGGCGTCTTGCCGGATAATGGCGAGCGGTGTGGCTGGGCTGGTAATCACGCGCCCGCCGAATTTTGTTTGCCTGATCCACCGGTGGCCGTCCGATGAAACGCCTGTTGCTCGCTTCCTCACTCCTTCTTGCCGCGCCAGCCGCCTTCGCCGCGCAGCCCGAGCAGCCGCCCGCCGGTTGGCCGCAGCTGCCGCCGAAGGCGCCGGTTTCGAAGATCAAGCTTGTGGAGCCGCATCTGCATGTCGATCGTGCCGGCAAGGGGGCGCCCCGCATCGCGCTCACCTTCGATGCCTGCATGGGCAAGACCGATCCGCGGATTCTGAGCACCCTTGTCGATCAGCGCATTCCAGCGACGATCTTCGTCACCGCGCGCTGGCTGCGCACCAATCCGGATGCATTGAAGGTCTTCCTTGCGCATCCGGATCTCTTCGAGCTGGAAAATCATGGTCAAAACCATATCCCCGCCGTCGATGTCCCGACCAAGGTTTACGGTATCGCCGCTGCTGGCTCGCCGCAGGCGGTCGCTCAGGAGGTGAAGGGCGGTGCGGACGCCATGATCGCAGCCGGCATTGCGCAGCCGCGCTGGTTCCGCGGCGCGACCGCGAAATACACGCCTGCCGCCATCATGCAGATCCGTGGCATGGGCTATCGGATCGCCGGTTACTCGGTGAATGGCGACAGCGGTTCGCTTCTGCCGGCCAAGATGGTGGAAAAGCAATATGCCTCCGCTAAGGACGGCGATGTCATCATCTCCCACATCAACCAGCCGACGCATGCGGCAGGCGAGGGGGTCGCGGCCAGCATCCTCGCGCTGAAGGCCAAGGGCGTCGATTTCGTTCGTCTGCAGGATATCTCCGAAAAGGGTGACGACGACACGACCAACTGAGCGGTCGAGTGCTCGAGCAATTCCAGGAAAAGTGCGCAGCGGTTTTCCGCCCGGAATTGTGTGAAAACAAAGAGATGGAGCGGTTCAGAGATTCGGTGAAAAACTGAACCGCCTCTAGCCCGGCAATTGCGGCTGCGTTTTTTCCTCGATGAAAAGCTCGTCAATGACGGTCATCACGATCAGCGACAGCGGCAGCGCCAGCATGGCGCCGACCGCGCCCCACATCCATGTCCAGAAGATGATGGCCAGAAAGACGACGAAGGGATTGAGCTCCCATTGGCGGCCCATGATCGCCGGAAAGACGAGGTTTTCCACGGTCAGATGCACTGCGAAAAATGCGACGGCCGGCGCGAGACCGAAAATGATGTCCGAATGTGTGATGATGCCGGCGATCGCAAGCGCGATCGTCATGGTCGTGACGCCGAGGAATGGGATAAAGCTGGATACGAAGGCGAAAACGCCCCACAGCACCGGCACGCTCATTCCGCCGGCATAGGCGATCAAGGTCATCACGAGGCCGATCCCGGCATAAATCAGCGAAGCCGTCGCAAAATAGAAGCCGAGCACCCGCTCCACGGAATTGATGATGCGGATGGCATTCAGTCGAGACGTCCTGCTGGAAAAGGTCATGATGATCGTCTTGCGCAGGCTTACCCTGCCGGCGAGGAATAGCAGCAGAGCTGCAAAGAAAATCAGGATCTGCACGATGGCCGGCGTCAGGCTGGTGGACACGACATGCAGCACGTTGCCGCTGTTCTCCAGCAGGGTGCTGATCGACATCGGGCTGCCTTGAAAGGTTGCGGATGAAATGTGCAGCCATTGAAACCGGTCGAGGTAGGGCATCAGCCGGTCGGATGTGCGCTGGAAGAAGTCGGGCGCCTGCTGCGCGAGCTTGGCGACCGGTCCGGCGAGCGCATTGATGATGAGAAAGATCACAAGCGCAACGCTGGATGAAAGAATGATGGCATTCAGAACGCGGGGAATGCCGA
The Rhizobium sp. 11515TR DNA segment above includes these coding regions:
- a CDS encoding polysaccharide deacetylase family protein, which translates into the protein MKRLLLASSLLLAAPAAFAAQPEQPPAGWPQLPPKAPVSKIKLVEPHLHVDRAGKGAPRIALTFDACMGKTDPRILSTLVDQRIPATIFVTARWLRTNPDALKVFLAHPDLFELENHGQNHIPAVDVPTKVYGIAAAGSPQAVAQEVKGGADAMIAAGIAQPRWFRGATAKYTPAAIMQIRGMGYRIAGYSVNGDSGSLLPAKMVEKQYASAKDGDVIISHINQPTHAAGEGVAASILALKAKGVDFVRLQDISEKGDDDTTN
- a CDS encoding protein adenylyltransferase SelO, which encodes MSSPLNDDTALRAPTVAFDNSYARLPPQFFADQAPTPVAAPQLVKFNEILARELGLDVETLKRNAAAIFSGNELLLGSQPIAMAYAGHQFGNFVPQLGDGRAILLGEVKDRNGRRRDIQLKGSGPTPFSRRGDGRAALGPVLREYIVSEAMHALGIPTTRALAAVITGEPVYREKVLPGAVFTRVAASHIRVGTFQFFAARGDTKSVRTLADYVIARHYPEIRDRKNPYLALLEAVADRQASLIARWLHVGFIHGVMNTDNMTVSGETIDFGPCAFMDAYDPATVFSSIDRNGRYAYANQPAIGQWNLARLGETLIPLIDPSVDTAIELANTVIKAYGEHFQGYWLAGMRAKIGLASEEDGDLELVQSLLATMQQQGTDFTLTFRRLAALAEDEDVGDFAATFSDPQSTTPWLERWRERLARDPQTPAARAAAMRKVNPAFIPRNHRIEQAIEAAVEDGDFSLFEALVKVLATPYEDQPGFAPYAEPPLPTERVLQTFCGT
- a CDS encoding DnaJ C-terminal domain-containing protein, giving the protein MSRDPYEILGVKRDAPQKDIQSAYRKLAKKLHPDLNPGDKQAEDKFKEVSAAYGILGDEEKRGRFDRGEIDSSGAEQAPRNYYRDYAAQEGQRGRYQNAGGFADFGDADDIFSSFFSRRSRGQSQMQGQDRHYTMEVDFLDAINGVKKQISLPEGPALDVQIPPGTRDGQTLRLKGKGDPGFNGGKPGDALIAVHVRPHRFYTRDGDDIRLEVPISLAEAVLGGKIRVPTPSGAVTVTLPPNSNTGKVLRLKGKGAPVRGKDNGDAYVSLKIVLPDAPDPELTRFVSEWEAGKAQDPRKTMGG
- a CDS encoding DUF930 domain-containing protein, which gives rise to MLKLFAILIPLVSVATSAFAVDAAIKKQLEKLDPSERMEQACDAEAMKRIGTDKTGFKPDKVIAYTFGDPDMKPDAMNAPGAVFRSKGDWYHLSYSCVTGPQHIHVRDLSYQIGDKVPRDAWQEHYLYD
- a CDS encoding chaperone modulator CbpM, producing MNENEFRLHLRIETTVLEVWISQGWVVPEVTDQGRNFHDADIARGQLILDLSKSMGVNEPGVDVVMDLVDQLHSLRATLRDLTDAVCRQPPDVQDHILSELTRVESLRRR
- the bla gene encoding class A beta-lactamase, which produces MPTLLTRRRLMAGSVLLIPALTLGPGRLFAEDSGASPPPPATDNSTTPDAGGQRPQGDGGAQDNSQLSDDVDKQLADLEKRTGGRLGVSVLDTETNISLGHREEEHFPLCSTYKALAVGFVLARVDQGTEKLDRRVSYGKDKVVTYSPETEKHADGDGMTIAELCAAAITLSDNTAGNLLLESFGGPAALTSWLRTTGDTETRLDRNEPDVNQAVKDDPRDTTTPDAMLDSIGLLTLGNTLSETSRDQLVNWLVANTTGDNRLRAGLPKEWKVGDKTGTGNNGSYADIAVIWPPDRGAILVTTFVAEATASAKDVEAVFAEISKIVVDMVGQ
- a CDS encoding S9 family peptidase, producing MSVFKNLPTPPAGPKKPFTDTRHGITRTDDYAWLRADNWQAMFKDPSILAPEIRSHLEAENTYMNAAMADTKELQKVLFSEMKGRIKEDDSSIPMKDGPYAYGTLFITGGEQPHFFREPRNGGERKLLLNGDKENEGKSYFRLSGLDHSSDHSHGIWGYDDKGSEYFTLKIRNFETGEDLADVIENTGGDAVWAPDGKSFFYTLQDENHRPSKIFHHIIGTPQSDDRLVYEEEDPGFFMGVGGSLLDDYIFIDIHDHETSEYRIIPTSDLTAEPKIVAERETEIEYEISEGGDVFYILTNDGDAKDFKIMEAPAENPGKENWREVVPHKPGTLILSHLAYARHLLWLERKDGLPRIVIRDRRTGEEHAIAFEEEAYALGLQGAAEYDTDVIRFSYSSMTTPSQLYDYNMVTRERTLLKTQEVPSGHNPEDYVTRRVFAPAWDGETVPVTLLYRKDTPLDGSAPCLLYGYGAYGVTIPAGFNTNCLSLADRGFVYAIAHIRGGKDKGFAWYEDGKMEKKTNTFKDFIAAADYLNQQKFTSYAKIIAEGGSAGGMLMGAVANMAPEKFAGIIAAVPFVDVLNTMLDDTLPLTPPEWPEWGNPIESKEEYEQIAAYSPYDNVGEKPYPPILALGGLTDPRVTYWEPAKWVAKLRDKTTSDAPILLKTNMDAGHGGASGRFQRLEEVAFEYAFAVKVAEKM
- a CDS encoding AI-2E family transporter: MEFDKITAGRSDAATASQDAGPRVDRNASRAQDDETEIFGLSDQRGRDKLDIAASWATIGIFLMLAFTAVYMMSLILIPVTLAVVVGMILGLAAERLSKLGIPRVLNAIILSSSVALVIFLIINALAGPVAKLAQQAPDFFQRTSDRLMPYLDRFQWLHISSATFQGSPMSISTLLENSGNVLHVVSTSLTPAIVQILIFFAALLLFLAGRVSLRKTIIMTFSSRTSRLNAIRIINSVERVLGFYFATASLIYAGIGLVMTLIAYAGGMSVPVLWGVFAFVSSFIPFLGVTTMTIALAIAGIITHSDIIFGLAPAVAFFAVHLTVENLVFPAIMGRQWELNPFVVFLAIIFWTWMWGAVGAMLALPLSLIVMTVIDELFIEEKTQPQLPG
- a CDS encoding type II toxin-antitoxin system RelE/ParE family toxin encodes the protein MENLLEIAANVLELSQNIRTTEGYIGRIYARCEKIGNAPFGGVARDDLGPGIRMAVFEKSIVILYVIVENTVWITNIFFGSRDYATLVTRP
- a CDS encoding DUF1697 domain-containing protein, which encodes MTVFIALLRAVNVGGTGLLSMADLKALCEEIGFQDVRTYIQSGNVVFRAEADEATVLAQLEKALATKMGKSPGVILRSREALERAAEHSPFPHAKPNYLLVTFLQENAPKDALDKLVAPGGEQVHIAGREIYVHYPDGSGRSKLKLPALKVGTSRNLNTVRKLAEMARELEND
- a CDS encoding type II toxin-antitoxin system ParD family antitoxin; amino-acid sequence: MNEKLSISLPSEMVAAIKARVDAGSYASTSEVLRAAVRVWLREEEEYQQRIAAIRQKVAASLDDPRPNLSGHDVKQRLDAFFDKRR